The Mustelus asterias chromosome 30, sMusAst1.hap1.1, whole genome shotgun sequence DNA segment TGACAGTCACTTGATTCCTTGCGACCAGAACATCATCGGCTTTGAATCTaggaggagaaatgtttctctgttctgtcggtTTAGATCATaaagcataggagcagaattaggccactcggcccatcgcgtctgtctgccattcaatcatggctgatatttttctcaacctttttcccataaccactgatccccttattaatcaagaacctatctatctctgtctgaaagacactcaatgacctggcctcaacagccttctgtggcaaagagttccacagattcaccactctctggctgaagaaattcctcctcatctctgttttaaaggattgtccctttagtctgagcttgtgccctctagttctagtttttcctactcacggaaacatcctctccatgttcactctatccaggcctcgcactatcctgtaagtttcaataagatcccctctcatccttcgaaactccgagtacagatgcagagtcctcaaccattcctcaaatgacaagctcttcattccaggaatcattcttgtgaacctcctctgaaccctttccaaggccagcacatcgttCCTCAGatatgctcacaatattccaaatggggtttcaaatgattttaaacatcagtgtgactggaaagacaccaacacacacatacaaacacacctgagtgagagtgttccagtgcactgactatggaaagagctttaactggTTACCCATCCTGAAAAAATatcgcaccattcacagcggggagagaccacACACGTGTGTGTGGATCAGGCTTCAATTGCCTTATCTGGAGAGATATAGGGAGGGCTGTCCTTTATTCAGCCATTAAacttactctggaccaatgctttatttatttacaacaaccattacctctccctttctcttttgCTCCAGGATATTTTTTTCCACGAGCTGCATTTTTTCAGTTCTTTCTGCATTTATTTTAGGCCTGCATGTAGTAGGGGGGGAAACACATTATTTACAACCGGATAACATAAACGTCCTTCATCGGCGTATGTGgagcatttcagtggaaatgtgctctcccaggctcaaagagcatcagcccactggaaacaaagttgggagactggccagtccagcagaaagaaaccctccgaccctcccacttcaccaactgtcagaatgaacatggttcagtcctggatgtgattaacagcagaatccaacccgtgTCAGCaattgtgaacccgctggtgtctcagcagggatgttgaccgagtgaatcccttcccacactgagagcaggtgaatggtctctccccggtgtgaactcgctggtgtgtctgcagggtggataactgagtgaatcccttcccacagtcagagcagatgaacggtttctccccggtaTGAAACTGATGGTGTCTCACCAGGGTGGAGGAATCTCGGAAtcgcttcccacaatcagagcaggtgaatggtctttccccagtgtgaactctctggtgtttctGCAAAGTGGATGAAtctctgaatccctttccacactcagtgcagatgaatggtctctctccagtgtgaactcgctggtgtccgaccaggttggatgactgagtgaatcccttcccacagtcaatgCAGATAaaaggcctctcccctgtgtgaactcgctggtgtgtccgcaggtgggataactgagtgaatcccttcccacagtcagagcaagtaaacggcctctccccggtgtgaatgcgtcgaTGACTTTCCAGACTTGATGGAGTAATGAAGCCCTTCCCACattccgcacatttccatggtttctccatggtacaggtgtccttgtgtctctccatatTCAAGAATCAACTGaggtgtccacacacacacaacacgtgtagcGTCTTTCCAGGTTCCAAAGGGTAATGTTTTGAAAAACtgtgtaactagttaaagctgaaacactctcactcagatgtgtgtgtgtctcggtgcttttccagtcacactgatgtttaaaatcttctgtCGCAGACAAaatagacaaacatttctccttcgagATTCAAATGCCGATGATACTCAGCTCCCAATGAATTGAgcgactctgtcagatgttgatgtgacgtttggttcgagatttctgtctgtaaatcctcaccttctgatatcctggaaaagattttacaaaagtcatcactgccagaacaggatagaaattcaaaacagacaattcgAGTTTCTACAgagcattctttcctctctcattctatAATGTAGCTACAGTGGCATATTACAAGGCtagaaataataaatgtattttattacagaaccataaataatatatctaatctgtaccatgTAACAACATTAGatgtatctctgtcctatatttactgtctccttcaatgtcagccatctcccgatgttcccgatggtggtgaatccagaactagggggtcatagtttgaagataagagaTGAAgtgagaagaaatgtcttcacccagagagtggtgaatgtgcggaattcactaccacagaaagtagttgaggccaaaacgctgtgtgatttctagaataa contains these protein-coding regions:
- the LOC144480985 gene encoding uncharacterized protein LOC144480985, with amino-acid sequence MERHKDTCTMEKPWKCAECGKGFITPSSLESHRRIHTGERPFTCSDCGKGFTQLSHLRTHQRVHTGERPFICIDCGKGFTQSSNLVGHQRVHTGERPFICTECGKGFRDSSTLQKHQRVHTGERPFTCSDCGKRFRDSSTLVRHHQFHTGEKPFICSDCGKGFTQLSTLQTHQRVHTGERPFTCSQCGKGFTRSTSLLRHQRVHNC